A single genomic interval of Prosthecodimorpha staleyi harbors:
- a CDS encoding branched-chain amino acid ABC transporter permease, which produces MTGATHAAPAAASGAAPSGPLAARAEILAFLVMAGLLAALPLTGLIYPYFLMQALCFAIFACAFNLLIGYVGLLSFGHAMFLGTGGYIAAHTAKVWGFPPELAILAGLAAAGAIGAVVGLLAIRRQGIYFAMTTLALSQMVYFVYLQAPFTHGEDGIQSVPQGRLFGLFDLSQQQTFYYVVLAVFLIAFLLIRRIVNSPFGDILKAIRENEPRAISLGYRTERYKLMAFVLSATLAGLAGSVKALVAQNASLTDVHWTMSGEVVLMCLVGGLGTIFGPVIGAVVIIAMQQYLAGFGQWVLVIQGVIFIACVLAFRRGIVGEIIAFAQWRSAEKR; this is translated from the coding sequence ATGACCGGCGCGACCCATGCCGCCCCCGCTGCCGCCTCCGGCGCCGCTCCCTCCGGCCCTCTCGCCGCGCGCGCCGAGATCCTTGCCTTCCTGGTCATGGCCGGCCTGCTCGCCGCCCTGCCGCTGACCGGGCTGATCTATCCCTATTTCCTGATGCAGGCGCTGTGCTTCGCGATCTTCGCCTGCGCCTTCAACCTGCTGATCGGCTATGTCGGCCTGCTCTCCTTCGGCCATGCCATGTTCCTCGGCACCGGCGGCTACATCGCCGCCCATACCGCCAAGGTCTGGGGCTTTCCGCCGGAACTGGCCATCCTGGCCGGCCTTGCCGCGGCCGGGGCGATCGGCGCCGTGGTCGGCCTGCTCGCCATCCGCCGCCAGGGCATCTATTTCGCCATGACCACGCTGGCGCTGTCGCAGATGGTCTATTTCGTCTACCTGCAGGCGCCCTTCACCCATGGCGAGGACGGCATCCAGAGCGTGCCGCAGGGCCGGCTGTTCGGCCTCTTCGACCTCTCCCAGCAGCAGACCTTCTACTATGTCGTGCTGGCGGTGTTCCTGATCGCCTTCCTGCTGATCCGGCGCATCGTCAACTCGCCCTTCGGCGACATCCTGAAGGCGATCCGCGAGAACGAGCCGCGCGCCATCTCGCTCGGCTACCGCACCGAGCGCTACAAGCTGATGGCCTTCGTGCTGTCGGCGACGCTGGCCGGCCTCGCCGGCTCGGTCAAGGCGCTGGTCGCGCAGAACGCCTCGCTGACCGACGTGCACTGGACCATGTCGGGCGAGGTCGTGCTGATGTGCCTGGTCGGCGGGCTGGGCACCATCTTCGGGCCGGTGATCGGCGCCGTGGTGATCATCGCCATGCAGCAGTATCTGGCTGGCTTCGGCCAGTGGGTGCTGGTCATCCAGGGCGTGATCTTCATCGCCTGCGTGCTCGCCTTCCGCCGCGGCATCGTCGGCGAGATCATCGCCTTCGCCCAGTGGCGCAGCGCCGAGAAGCGCTGA
- a CDS encoding ABC transporter substrate-binding protein → MQSRTITALLAAVAATALTVGSAAAQDNKTVRIGNLSDQSGLYADLGGPGSTLAAQMAIEDSGLLAKGWKIDVIAGDHQNKPDVGTNIARQWYDVDKVDVIVDTPNSGVALAVNQVTREKNKAFLNSGAATSDLSGKACSPNTVHWTYDTWMLAHGTGEAVVKSGGDSWFFLTADYAFGHALERDTTEVVKANKGTVTGAVRHPLNTADFSSFLLQAQSSKAKIIGLANAGGDTTNSIKQASEFGITAGGQKLAALLLFLPDVHALGLQVAQGLTFTETFYWDLNDQTRAFSKRFSERMKNKMMPSMVHAGVYSAVLHYLKAMETFGGNPGDGAKVVAKMKEMPTDDALFGKGTIRADGRKLHPAYLFEVKKPAESKGPWDYYKLVATIPADKAFRPTAEGGCPLVK, encoded by the coding sequence ATGCAGTCTCGCACCATCACCGCGCTGCTCGCCGCCGTTGCGGCGACCGCGCTGACCGTCGGTTCCGCGGCGGCGCAGGACAACAAGACCGTCCGCATCGGCAACCTGTCCGACCAGTCCGGCCTCTATGCCGATCTCGGCGGCCCGGGTTCGACGCTGGCCGCCCAGATGGCGATCGAGGATTCCGGCCTCCTCGCCAAGGGCTGGAAGATCGACGTGATCGCCGGCGACCACCAGAACAAGCCCGACGTGGGCACCAACATCGCCCGCCAGTGGTACGACGTCGACAAGGTCGACGTGATCGTCGACACGCCGAATTCCGGCGTCGCGCTCGCCGTCAACCAGGTCACCCGCGAAAAGAACAAGGCGTTCCTGAATTCCGGCGCCGCCACCTCGGACCTGTCCGGCAAGGCCTGCTCGCCCAACACCGTCCACTGGACCTACGACACCTGGATGCTGGCGCACGGCACCGGCGAGGCGGTGGTGAAGTCGGGCGGCGACAGCTGGTTCTTCCTGACCGCCGACTATGCCTTCGGCCACGCACTTGAGCGCGACACGACCGAAGTCGTCAAGGCCAACAAGGGCACCGTCACGGGCGCCGTCCGCCATCCGCTCAACACCGCCGACTTCTCGTCCTTCCTGCTGCAGGCGCAGTCGTCCAAGGCCAAGATCATCGGCCTCGCCAATGCCGGCGGCGACACCACCAACTCGATCAAGCAGGCCTCGGAATTCGGCATCACCGCCGGCGGCCAGAAGCTCGCCGCGCTGCTCCTGTTCCTGCCCGACGTGCACGCCCTCGGCCTGCAGGTCGCCCAGGGCCTGACCTTCACCGAGACTTTCTACTGGGACCTGAACGACCAGACCCGGGCCTTCTCCAAGCGCTTCTCCGAGCGCATGAAGAACAAGATGATGCCGTCGATGGTCCATGCCGGCGTCTATTCGGCCGTGCTGCACTATCTGAAGGCGATGGAGACCTTCGGCGGCAATCCCGGCGACGGCGCCAAGGTGGTCGCCAAGATGAAGGAGATGCCGACCGACGACGCGCTGTTCGGCAAGGGCACGATCCGCGCCGACGGCCGCAAGCTGCACCCGGCCTATCTGTTCGAAGTCAAGAAGCCGGCCGAGTCGAAGGGTCCCTGGGACTACTACAAGCTGGTCGCCACCATCCCGGCCGACAAGGCCTTCCGGCCGACCGCCGAGGGCGGCTGCCCGCTCGTGAAGTGA
- a CDS encoding MFS transporter — protein MTTTEIDDRGGAGTPGRAWLAPLLLTLTVQSVASFLLRLPPTVGPILTAERGVSPAAVGYLSGAAMIGSMLFLLAGAPLMERVGSVRTLQIGLVAGAVGVALMALPSGAVLIAAVVLMGLGYGPSTPAGSDILHRFVPPHRQALVFSIKQAGVPIGGVLAGLILPPLVEHGGLTAALAVSALIALATVFAVQPVRRRVDPAGPEGPPLTLARILSPDNLLTPILVLRSTPGLVRLALSGLMLAVSQGVWIAFLVTILVDRFGLGLIAAGGLFAIMQTAGIVGRIGLGWIADRIGSGTLTLRVAAGLSAACTLALALLPATTPIPLVAVLCTLAGATVTGWNGVQIAEVARISPRGRVRETAAGATLLLFTGYVLGPMIFALAVSGTGGYAGPLLAVALLTAVSALVPRGATGADINRP, from the coding sequence GTGACCACGACGGAGATCGACGACAGGGGCGGCGCCGGGACGCCCGGGCGGGCCTGGCTGGCACCGCTCCTCTTGACGCTGACCGTGCAGTCGGTCGCTTCCTTTCTGCTGCGCCTGCCGCCGACGGTCGGTCCGATCCTGACGGCGGAACGCGGCGTCTCGCCGGCCGCGGTCGGCTACCTGTCGGGCGCCGCCATGATCGGCTCGATGCTGTTCCTGCTCGCCGGCGCGCCGCTGATGGAACGGGTCGGCTCGGTGCGGACGCTGCAGATCGGCCTCGTCGCCGGTGCCGTCGGGGTCGCCCTGATGGCGCTGCCGTCGGGCGCGGTGCTGATCGCCGCCGTGGTCCTGATGGGGCTCGGCTACGGCCCCTCGACGCCCGCCGGCAGCGACATCCTGCACCGCTTCGTGCCGCCGCACCGGCAGGCCTTGGTCTTCTCGATCAAGCAGGCCGGCGTGCCGATCGGCGGCGTCCTGGCCGGGCTGATCCTGCCGCCGCTGGTCGAGCATGGCGGCTTGACGGCGGCGCTCGCGGTCTCCGCGCTGATCGCGCTGGCGACCGTCTTCGCCGTCCAGCCGGTCCGCCGCCGGGTCGATCCGGCCGGGCCGGAAGGCCCGCCGCTGACGCTCGCCCGTATCCTCTCGCCCGACAACCTGCTGACCCCGATCCTGGTCCTGCGCTCGACGCCAGGCCTCGTCCGCCTCGCCCTGTCGGGCCTGATGCTCGCCGTCAGCCAGGGCGTCTGGATCGCCTTCCTGGTGACCATCCTGGTCGACCGCTTCGGGCTCGGCCTGATCGCCGCCGGCGGGCTGTTCGCGATCATGCAGACAGCAGGCATCGTCGGCCGCATCGGGCTCGGCTGGATCGCCGACCGGATCGGCTCCGGCACACTGACGCTGAGGGTGGCGGCCGGGTTGTCCGCCGCCTGCACGTTGGCCCTGGCGCTCTTGCCGGCCACGACGCCGATCCCGCTGGTCGCCGTCCTGTGCACACTGGCCGGGGCGACCGTGACCGGGTGGAACGGCGTCCAGATCGCCGAGGTCGCGCGCATCTCGCCGCGCGGGCGGGTGCGCGAGACCGCGGCCGGCGCAACGCTCTTGCTGTTTACCGGCTACGTGCTCGGGCCGATGATCTTCGCCCTCGCCGTCTCGGGCACCGGAGGCTATGCCGGCCCGCTTCTGGCGGTCGCACTCCTGACCGCCGTCTCGGCCCTGGTGCCGCGCGGCGCGACCGGCGCGGACATCAATCGGCCTTGA
- a CDS encoding GntR family transcriptional regulator → MRADSEGPIEATTGGAAARDPDLKSLARAQALVTRIVAERHDRPSLVARIASETGAEIIEGIRRPGDDLNSVELSKRYRTSRTPIREALMLLEKEGLVDVPPRKRPRVASPALAEIREIYRARAVLFEMIAADVAAAITPEGLQALREHFAAMEAAHREGDLNGFVWANVDFYELNTQLANNRTVKRILDSLLLRTARLRRLSLSQPGRMARSFDDHARLIKAYEDGDPQLAAALIRSNHINALAALEAYLLKAD, encoded by the coding sequence ATGCGCGCCGATAGCGAAGGGCCGATCGAGGCGACGACCGGGGGAGCCGCGGCGCGCGACCCCGACCTCAAGTCGCTCGCCCGCGCCCAGGCCCTTGTCACCCGGATCGTGGCCGAGCGGCACGACCGGCCGTCCCTGGTCGCGCGGATCGCGTCGGAGACCGGCGCGGAGATCATCGAGGGCATCCGCCGGCCGGGCGACGACCTGAACTCGGTCGAGCTGTCGAAACGCTACCGCACCAGCCGCACGCCGATCCGCGAGGCGCTGATGCTGCTGGAGAAGGAGGGGCTGGTCGACGTGCCGCCGCGCAAGCGGCCGCGTGTCGCCTCGCCGGCGCTGGCCGAAATCCGCGAGATCTATCGCGCCCGTGCGGTGCTGTTCGAGATGATCGCGGCCGATGTCGCCGCGGCGATCACCCCCGAGGGGCTGCAGGCGCTGCGCGAGCATTTCGCCGCGATGGAAGCAGCCCACCGCGAGGGCGACCTGAACGGCTTCGTGTGGGCCAATGTCGATTTCTACGAGTTGAACACGCAGCTCGCCAACAACCGCACCGTCAAGCGAATCCTGGATTCGCTTCTGCTGCGCACCGCGCGCCTGCGCCGGCTCAGCCTGTCGCAGCCCGGCCGCATGGCGCGCTCCTTCGACGACCATGCCCGCCTGATCAAGGCCTATGAGGACGGCGACCCGCAGCTCGCCGCCGCGCTGATCCGCTCCAACCACATCAACGCCCTGGCGGCGCTGGAGGCCTATCTGCTCAAGGCCGATTGA
- a CDS encoding branched-chain amino acid ABC transporter permease, with the protein MQALYGQLVVGLINGSFYALLSLGLAVIFGMLNIINFAHGAFYMMGAFAAYFLLNWAGLGYWWALVLAPLMVGAVGVLVERTMLQWLTGLDHLYGLLLTFGLALVIQGVFQNEFGSSGLPYAIPAELRGAQNLGFMFLPNYRAWVIVFSLVVCLATWFVIERTKLGAYLRAATERPELVRAFGIDVPRMITLTYGFGVALAALAGVLAAPINQVRPLMGADFIIVVFAVVVIGGMGSIMGSIVTGFALGLIEGLTKYFYPEASSTVVFVIMAIVLLVKPNGLFGRTA; encoded by the coding sequence ATGCAAGCCCTCTACGGACAGCTCGTCGTCGGACTGATCAACGGGTCCTTCTACGCCCTCTTGAGCCTCGGGCTCGCCGTCATTTTCGGCATGCTCAACATCATCAACTTCGCCCATGGCGCCTTCTACATGATGGGCGCCTTCGCGGCCTATTTCCTGCTCAACTGGGCGGGGCTCGGCTACTGGTGGGCGCTCGTCCTGGCGCCCCTGATGGTCGGCGCGGTCGGCGTGCTGGTCGAGCGCACCATGCTGCAGTGGCTGACCGGGCTCGACCATCTCTACGGGCTCTTGCTGACCTTCGGGCTCGCGCTGGTCATCCAGGGCGTGTTCCAGAACGAGTTCGGCTCGTCCGGCCTGCCCTATGCGATCCCGGCCGAACTGCGCGGCGCGCAGAATCTCGGCTTCATGTTCCTGCCCAACTACCGCGCCTGGGTGATCGTCTTCTCCCTCGTCGTCTGCCTGGCGACCTGGTTCGTGATCGAGCGCACCAAGCTCGGCGCCTATCTGCGCGCCGCCACCGAGCGCCCGGAACTGGTCCGCGCCTTCGGCATCGACGTGCCGCGCATGATCACGCTGACCTACGGCTTCGGCGTCGCGCTGGCCGCGCTCGCCGGCGTGCTCGCCGCCCCGATCAACCAGGTCCGGCCGCTGATGGGCGCGGATTTCATCATCGTGGTCTTCGCCGTGGTGGTGATCGGCGGCATGGGCTCGATCATGGGCTCGATCGTGACCGGCTTCGCGCTCGGCCTGATCGAGGGCCTGACCAAGTATTTCTATCCCGAGGCTTCCAGCACGGTCGTGTTCGTCATCATGGCGATCGTCCTGCTGGTCAAGCCGAACGGCCTGTTCGGAAGGACCGCCTGA